A genomic segment from Cyanobium sp. NIES-981 encodes:
- a CDS encoding LysM domain-containing protein — MQRSPAQQLPAQQPRAIPGPRAAMAAAALLACAMAGVVLLPAPPPAQAQAAAKPRTIKVKEGDTLEVLAGRHGVSVEALQKLNGITDPRTLQIDQVLKLPPVTKPRPAAAKPTPKPAAKPAAPAPAKQPPAKAPAAKAPPAQAAPAKAQHPVQQPAQPAAGPAAKPEATPAAQPAAAAADPAQPGEGRWRYFGNTLVDWGGWKLHPGGLRVTVVQPSADDVGAVRAKATAVAVQCSTLRQTWRVDGAWQEWTVPTPRSVAQQIVLDLCEQVKDPTDSTIPPPTAGPGL; from the coding sequence ATGCAACGATCCCCAGCCCAGCAGCTCCCAGCCCAGCAGCCACGAGCCATCCCCGGCCCCCGGGCGGCCATGGCAGCGGCGGCCCTGCTGGCATGCGCCATGGCCGGCGTGGTGCTGCTGCCCGCTCCCCCGCCCGCCCAGGCCCAGGCGGCTGCCAAGCCGCGCACGATCAAGGTGAAGGAGGGGGACACGCTGGAGGTGCTCGCCGGACGTCATGGCGTATCGGTGGAGGCACTGCAGAAGCTCAACGGCATCACCGATCCCCGCACGCTGCAGATCGACCAGGTGCTCAAGCTGCCACCAGTCACGAAGCCCAGGCCTGCGGCCGCCAAACCAACCCCGAAACCAGCCGCCAAACCAGCCGCGCCAGCACCCGCCAAGCAACCGCCCGCCAAGGCGCCAGCGGCCAAGGCGCCACCTGCCCAGGCCGCACCCGCCAAAGCCCAGCATCCAGTCCAGCAGCCAGCCCAGCCGGCGGCAGGGCCAGCTGCGAAGCCCGAGGCCACTCCTGCCGCCCAGCCGGCGGCCGCCGCCGCCGATCCCGCCCAGCCTGGTGAGGGCCGCTGGCGCTACTTCGGCAACACCCTGGTGGACTGGGGGGGCTGGAAGCTCCACCCCGGTGGCCTCAGGGTCACGGTGGTGCAGCCCTCCGCTGATGACGTGGGTGCGGTGCGGGCCAAGGCCACGGCCGTGGCGGTGCAGTGCAGCACTCTCCGGCAGACCTGGCGCGTGGATGGCGCCTGGCAGGAGTGGACCGTGCCCACCCCCCGCTCGGTGGCCCAGCAGATCGTGCTGGACCTCTGCGAGCAGGTGAAGGATCCGACCGACAGCACCATCCCGCCCCCGACCGCCGGGCCTGGCCTCTGA
- a CDS encoding phenylpyruvate tautomerase MIF-related protein, with protein sequence MPLITVRTSCESPSAAAVDALLLDLSARVARHLGKPEAYVMTAFEAGVPMTFAGSRDQPVCYLELRSVGGFSPTTTAAVSADLCQLVADSLGVPPERTYVAFMAAEGYLWGWNGRTFG encoded by the coding sequence ATGCCCCTGATCACGGTGCGCACCTCCTGCGAGAGCCCGTCCGCCGCCGCGGTCGATGCCCTCCTGCTCGACCTCTCCGCCCGGGTGGCCCGCCACCTCGGCAAGCCGGAGGCCTACGTGATGACCGCCTTCGAGGCCGGCGTGCCCATGACCTTCGCCGGCAGCCGCGATCAACCGGTCTGTTACCTCGAGCTCAGGAGCGTGGGCGGGTTCTCGCCCACGACCACTGCGGCCGTGAGCGCAGACCTCTGCCAACTGGTCGCTGACAGCCTGGGTGTGCCCCCGGAGCGCACCTACGTGGCGTTCATGGCCGCGGAGGGGTACCTCTGGGGCTGGAACGGCCGCACCTTCGGCTGA
- a CDS encoding NUDIX hydrolase codes for MPAPPVEVALAVLEQRGHWLVQLRDDVPGIVAPGAWGLFGGHLDAGESAQQAVRRELLEEIHWWPPRPLPFWFRHTNAQRIAHVFRATLPLPLEALVLQEGQDMVLASLAELVSGSIWSPRLQQHRPLAASLCCALQAHHQALPSGSHAAQKLDPGS; via the coding sequence ATGCCGGCACCGCCGGTGGAGGTGGCCCTGGCCGTGCTCGAGCAGCGGGGCCACTGGCTGGTGCAGTTGCGCGACGACGTGCCCGGCATCGTGGCTCCGGGGGCCTGGGGACTGTTCGGCGGCCACCTCGATGCAGGGGAGAGCGCCCAGCAGGCCGTGCGCCGCGAACTGCTGGAGGAGATCCACTGGTGGCCGCCCCGGCCCCTGCCCTTCTGGTTCCGTCATACCAACGCCCAGCGGATCGCCCATGTGTTCCGGGCGACCTTGCCCCTCCCTCTGGAGGCCCTGGTTCTTCAGGAGGGCCAGGACATGGTGCTGGCCAGCCTGGCGGAGCTGGTCAGTGGCTCGATCTGGAGCCCTCGCCTCCAGCAGCATCGCCCGCTCGCGGCTTCCCTCTGCTGCGCCCTGCAGGCGCACCATCAGGCGCTCCCGTCCGGGTCTCACGCGGCTCAGAAGCTGGATCCGGGCTCCTGA
- a CDS encoding DUF924 family protein: MASPTMQPAEGPGSVHQFWFEATPPQQWFRKDPDFDAQVRQRFLQLTLQALDGQLSTWAQDPSGGLALVLLLDQMPRQIWRGTAQAFAGDPAALALSQRAVERGWVQQEADQARRQFWLMPLMHSEDPEVQRTAVPLFERWCDPRTAAFARKHRDVIRRFGRFPHRNALLGRASTPEELAFLQEPGSSF; encoded by the coding sequence ATGGCCAGCCCGACGATGCAGCCGGCCGAGGGTCCGGGCTCGGTGCACCAGTTCTGGTTCGAGGCCACCCCACCGCAGCAGTGGTTCCGGAAAGATCCAGACTTCGACGCCCAGGTGCGGCAGCGGTTCCTGCAGCTCACGTTGCAGGCGCTCGACGGTCAGCTCAGCACGTGGGCGCAGGATCCATCCGGGGGCCTGGCCCTCGTGCTGCTGCTGGACCAGATGCCCCGCCAGATCTGGCGGGGCACGGCCCAGGCCTTTGCCGGCGATCCCGCCGCCCTGGCCCTCAGCCAACGCGCCGTGGAGCGGGGATGGGTGCAGCAGGAAGCCGACCAGGCACGGCGCCAGTTCTGGCTCATGCCCCTGATGCACAGCGAGGATCCGGAGGTGCAGCGCACCGCGGTGCCGCTCTTCGAGCGCTGGTGCGATCCACGCACCGCAGCGTTCGCACGGAAACACCGGGATGTGATCCGGCGGTTCGGCCGGTTCCCCCACCGCAACGCCCTGCTGGGGCGTGCGTCGACACCGGAGGAACTGGCCTTCCTTCAGGAGCCCGGATCCAGCTTCTGA
- a CDS encoding MAPEG family protein, which yields MTNLALPALVTLAAVTLYQGTALTVGRARVQYGVKPPSMDGPEPFERAVRVQQNTLEQLVFFLPCFWLANFWGGSGWANGMGILWVAGRIAYAVGYLQAPERRGPGFGISFLSGAVLLVMALVGAIGELG from the coding sequence ATGACCAACCTGGCCCTTCCCGCCCTGGTGACCCTCGCCGCCGTGACGCTGTACCAGGGCACGGCGCTCACGGTGGGCCGGGCCCGGGTGCAGTACGGCGTGAAGCCGCCGTCCATGGACGGGCCGGAACCCTTTGAGCGGGCCGTGCGGGTGCAGCAGAACACCCTGGAGCAGCTGGTGTTCTTCCTGCCCTGCTTCTGGCTGGCGAACTTCTGGGGAGGAAGCGGTTGGGCCAATGGGATGGGCATCCTGTGGGTGGCCGGCCGCATCGCCTATGCGGTGGGCTACCTGCAGGCACCCGAACGCCGGGGTCCGGGTTTCGGCATCAGTTTTCTGAGCGGTGCCGTACTGCTGGTGATGGCCCTGGTGGGAGCCATCGGGGAGCTGGGGTAG
- a CDS encoding calcium/sodium antiporter has protein sequence MATLAPSAIQIVLGIALLFGGGELFVAGSTAVALLLGIPQLVIGLTVVSLGTSAPELFVSLISTLQGNDAIALSNVVGSNIFNVLVVLGMSALVVPLSVRSRIVRRDVPLLLAVSMAVWGMASGSRLTWQAGLALLVGLVINLVWEIRTAGENPDETDELNDEERLSPPAATVRLLGGLVLLVLGSQLLVRGATTAALALGVSQTVVGLTIVAAGTSMPELVTSLVAAYRGRMDLAIGNVVGSNLLNLFVILGLCALASGSRGLEVDPTLVSRDLPVMLATTMACLPIFWSHGQITRLEGGLLVLLYGLYLLEQVLTNTLPTVTDGFRLVTLTAVLPLVLLVLVWQSVRWWQERRS, from the coding sequence ATGGCCACCCTGGCTCCCAGCGCCATCCAGATCGTGCTGGGCATCGCGCTGCTCTTCGGCGGCGGGGAGCTCTTCGTGGCCGGCTCCACCGCCGTGGCCCTGCTGCTGGGCATCCCCCAGCTCGTCATCGGTCTCACGGTGGTCTCGCTGGGCACCAGTGCTCCAGAACTGTTCGTGAGTCTGATCTCCACCCTGCAGGGCAACGATGCGATCGCCCTCAGCAACGTGGTGGGCAGCAACATCTTCAATGTGCTGGTGGTGCTCGGCATGAGTGCCCTGGTGGTGCCCCTCAGCGTGCGCAGCCGCATCGTGCGGCGCGATGTGCCGCTGCTCCTGGCTGTGTCGATGGCGGTGTGGGGGATGGCCTCGGGCAGCCGGCTCACCTGGCAGGCCGGTCTGGCCCTCCTGGTGGGTCTGGTGATCAACCTGGTCTGGGAAATCCGCACGGCTGGCGAGAACCCCGACGAAACCGACGAGCTGAACGATGAGGAGCGCCTGTCGCCGCCGGCGGCCACGGTTCGTCTGCTGGGCGGTCTAGTGCTGCTGGTGCTGGGTTCCCAGCTGCTGGTGCGTGGGGCGACCACCGCGGCCCTGGCCCTGGGGGTGAGTCAGACCGTGGTGGGCCTCACGATCGTGGCAGCCGGCACCTCGATGCCGGAACTGGTCACCTCGCTGGTGGCGGCCTACCGCGGCCGCATGGACCTGGCCATCGGCAACGTGGTGGGCAGCAACCTGCTCAACCTGTTCGTGATCCTCGGGCTCTGTGCCCTGGCCTCCGGCAGCCGGGGGCTGGAGGTGGATCCCACCCTGGTGAGCCGCGATCTTCCGGTCATGCTGGCCACCACCATGGCGTGCCTGCCGATCTTCTGGAGTCACGGTCAGATCACCCGGCTCGAGGGCGGCCTCCTCGTGCTGCTCTACGGGCTGTATCTGCTGGAGCAGGTGCTCACCAACACCCTCCCCACGGTCACGGACGGATTCCGGCTGGTGACCCTCACGGCCGTGCTGCCCCTGGTGCTGCTGGTGCTGGTGTGGCAAAGCGTGCGCTGGTGGCAGGAACGCCGCAGCTGA
- a CDS encoding SLC13 family permease: MSPLLEAVLAPQPLITLGVMALSVVLFISGWLPPEITGLLAMGLLMASGVLKPAEAVEGFGSPALLTLMGLFALSAGLFRSGGLDRLRGMIGSDAVRSPRRMILLLTALVGPVSAFVPNTPIVASLLPVIEGWCHRRRISPSKVLLPLSFATVLGGTLTLLGSSVNLLASEVSNKLGYGAFDLFSFTPIGLGVWIAGSLMMVLLSDHWLPDRGCNDDDLVRSFSNSGYLTEVEIPAGSELVGQSLHRSRLQRRFDVDVLELHRGVERFQPPLADRRLELGDRLVLRCTREDLLRLQQEHTVTLAPTPEEEPAPPRGGEVGNGQPMVEVLLPSGSTLAGSCLRDLRFRQRYNATVLALRRGNAVLRERLGQANLQEGDVLLLQGPKDAIRGLQANNDLVVLEQLEDDLPTMSRKRVAVVIAVLAILLPSLKVLPLVAAVLLGTVAMVATGCLRPGELQRSIRLDVILLLGSLASFSVALEKTGVADALAQALISGLHSWPLYWALATVFLFTTLLTEVMSNAATLAIVIPIAAKLAIGLGMPPMAGIFTVLFGASQSFLSPVGYQTNLMVFGPGRYRFLDVTRYGFPLTVVMTLLVPWLVCRQFGI; encoded by the coding sequence CTGCTGATGGCCTCAGGGGTGCTCAAGCCCGCCGAGGCCGTGGAGGGTTTCGGCAGCCCCGCTCTGCTGACCCTGATGGGGCTGTTCGCCCTGTCGGCCGGCCTGTTCCGCTCCGGTGGGCTGGATCGGCTGCGGGGGATGATCGGCTCCGATGCCGTCCGCAGTCCGCGGCGGATGATCCTGCTGCTCACCGCGCTGGTGGGGCCCGTGTCGGCCTTCGTGCCCAACACACCGATCGTGGCCTCGCTGCTGCCGGTGATCGAGGGCTGGTGCCACCGCCGCCGCATCTCCCCCTCCAAGGTGCTGCTGCCGCTGTCGTTCGCCACGGTGCTGGGCGGCACCCTCACCCTGCTGGGCAGTTCGGTGAATCTGCTGGCCAGCGAAGTGAGCAACAAGCTCGGCTACGGCGCCTTCGATCTGTTCTCCTTCACCCCGATCGGCCTGGGGGTGTGGATCGCGGGCAGCCTGATGATGGTGCTGCTCTCCGATCACTGGCTTCCGGATCGCGGCTGCAATGACGACGATCTGGTGCGCAGCTTCTCCAACAGCGGCTACCTCACCGAGGTGGAGATTCCAGCCGGCTCGGAGCTGGTGGGGCAATCACTGCACCGCAGCCGCCTGCAGCGGCGCTTCGACGTGGACGTGCTGGAGCTGCACCGCGGCGTGGAGCGGTTTCAGCCCCCCCTGGCGGACCGTCGCCTCGAACTGGGCGACCGCCTGGTGCTGCGCTGCACCCGGGAGGATCTGCTGCGGCTGCAGCAGGAGCACACCGTGACGCTGGCGCCCACCCCCGAGGAGGAACCGGCTCCGCCGCGGGGCGGCGAGGTGGGCAACGGCCAGCCGATGGTGGAGGTGCTGCTGCCTTCAGGATCCACACTGGCCGGCAGCTGCCTGCGCGATCTGCGCTTCCGGCAGCGCTACAACGCCACGGTGCTGGCCCTGCGGCGGGGCAATGCCGTGCTGAGGGAACGCCTCGGCCAGGCCAACCTGCAGGAGGGCGATGTGCTGCTGCTGCAGGGCCCGAAGGATGCCATCCGGGGCCTGCAGGCCAACAATGATCTGGTGGTGCTCGAACAGCTCGAGGACGACCTGCCCACCATGAGCCGCAAACGCGTGGCCGTGGTGATCGCCGTCCTGGCGATCCTGCTGCCGAGTCTCAAGGTGCTGCCCCTGGTGGCGGCCGTGCTGCTGGGCACCGTGGCCATGGTGGCCACCGGTTGTCTGCGGCCCGGGGAGCTGCAGCGCTCGATCCGGCTGGACGTGATTCTGCTGCTGGGTTCCCTGGCCAGCTTCAGTGTGGCCCTGGAGAAGACCGGCGTCGCCGATGCCCTGGCCCAGGCGCTGATCAGCGGCCTGCACAGCTGGCCCCTGTACTGGGCCCTGGCCACGGTGTTCCTGTTCACCACCTTGCTCACGGAGGTGATGAGCAACGCCGCCACGCTGGCGATCGTGATCCCGATCGCCGCCAAGTTGGCCATCGGTCTGGGCATGCCTCCGATGGCGGGCATCTTCACCGTGCTGTTCGGGGCGAGCCAGAGCTTCCTGAGCCCGGTGGGCTACCAGACCAACCTGATGGTGTTCGGGCCCGGCCGCTACCGGTTCCTGGATGTGACCCGCTACGGGTTTCCGCTCACGGTGGTCATGACCCTGCTGGTGCCCTGGCTGGTGTGCCGCCAGTTCGGGATCTGA